The following are encoded together in the Zingiber officinale cultivar Zhangliang chromosome 8A, Zo_v1.1, whole genome shotgun sequence genome:
- the LOC122012658 gene encoding uncharacterized protein LOC122012658: MAGMRNRTKTPTPHKSEPIIISTSNRHGPGIRTINDRSEDPLTYSSHSAVSPCYGAHRFYFLVFVSYQFIGCEGLGTVAETASFPLDLLSVVPAHVCSRFQAMLGTGPPDGMPSVKTQMLVRVIYSCKSPGKGRSEFLCYYWNFLDRIGALLMLEQFCFFYQMAILCSASNTSVAVALCLLLLILWGFCNDHPISAFLTLFVLVLSPSALFAIKQLGKAQRPSQSFADKKAATGSGVASLESEGSEYQLTSKAPCTGTELSEKDEENSISDDENLIEISLPDGHFLAHDGTKALLNLKPLPSLSGFLPSPLQDAVVRQQGVMELLPEINEEENLIEIDIVRGSIKCSRIGIKT; the protein is encoded by the exons ATGGCAGGGATGAGGAATCGGACTAAAACGCCCACACCACATAAATCTGAACCCATCATCATCAGCACAAGCAACAGACACGGTCCTGGAATCCGGACAATTAATGATCGCTCGGAAGATCCGCTCACCTACTCCTCACACTCTGCTGTCTCGCCCTGTTACGGCGCTCATCGTTTCTACTTTCTAGTTTTTGTTTCGTATCAGTTCATCGGATGTGAGGGCCTCGGTACAGTTGCAGAGACGGCGAG TTTTCCTTTGGATTTACTGAGTGTAGTGCCTGCACATGTCTGCTCCCGTTTCCAAGCCATGTTAGGAACAGGACCACCCGACGGGATGCCCTCAGTGAAGACCCAGATGTTGGTGAGAGTAATCTATTCCTGTAAGAGCCCCGGGAAAG GTCGATCTGAGTTCCTCTGTTATTATTGGAATTTCTTAGATCGAATTGGAGCATTGCTCATGTTAGaacaattttgttttttttatcagATGGCAATTCTTTGCTCTGCCAGCAACACTAGCGTGGCTGTTGCACTCTGTCTACTGCTCCTAATCCTCTGGGGCTTTTGCAATGATCATCCGATTTCAGCATTTCTTACTCTGTTCGTGCTTGTGCTTTCCCCTTCCGCTCTATTTGCTATCAAACAGCTCGGAAAAGCCCAGAGGCCATCACAGAGTTTTGCAGACAAGAAGGCAGCTACTGGCTCAGGAGTTGCATCACTGGAATCTGAAGGATCGGAGTATCAGTTGACCAGTAAGGCTCCATGCACGGGCACTGAGTTATCTGAAAAGGATGAAGAGAATTCAATATCCGACGACGAAAATCTCATTGAGATTTCGCTCCCTGATGGCCATTTTCTTGCACATGATGGAACAAAGGCATTGTTGAACTTGAAGCCACTGCCTTCATTGAGTGGATTCCTGCCAAGCCCTCTACAGGATGCAGTGGTGAGGCAACAAGGAGTCATGGAGCTCTTACCGGAAATCAACGAAGAAGAAAACTTGATCGAGATTGACATCGTTAGAGGCTCCATCAAATGCTCAAGAATAGGAATTAAGACATGA